A window of the Loxodonta africana isolate mLoxAfr1 chromosome 3, mLoxAfr1.hap2, whole genome shotgun sequence genome harbors these coding sequences:
- the SYDE1 gene encoding rho GTPase-activating protein SYDE1 translates to MAEPLLRKTFSRLRGREKLPRKKSDAKERGRPTQPLEPIIPEPEPQAPEGAEGPPSPEASRSPARGAYLQSLESSSRRWVLGGAKPQEEATLGLGVPGSGEPAGEIWYNPIPEEDLRQPAPAGTQPGSEELDGEHPPPPPAKASRTKSPGPARRLSLKMKKLPELRRRLSLRGPRGGRERDRAAPAGSVISRYHLDSSVGAPGRAAGAGGARGPRAGYLSDGDSPERAAGPPSPNAFRPYEAGPTARAPPPALWGRLSLHLYGLGGLRLAPGAPPRDLCCLLQVDGVARARTGPLRGGPDFLRLDHTFHLELEAARLLRALVLAWDPGVRRHRPCAQGTVLLPMVFRGCQAQQLAVRLEPQGLLYAKLTLSEQQEAPGTAEPRVFGLPLPLLVERERPPGQVPLIIQKCVGQIERRGLRVVGLYRLCGSAAVKKELRDAFERDSAAVCLSEDLYPDINVITGILKDYLRELPTPLITQPLYQVVLEAMAQGPPDRAPPSPEGTRGLLSCLPDVERATLTLLLDHLRLVSSFHVHNRMTPQNLAVCFGPVLLPARQAPSRPRVRGSGPGLASAVDFKRHIEVLHYLLQSWPDPQRPPEALDQAPCLRPKRQPPLHLPLAAPEVVTRPRGRGGPESPPSNRYAGDWSVCGRDFLPCGRDFLSGPDYDHVTGSDSEDDDEEEAGEAQGAADFEDDFEAPFNPHLNLKDFDALILDLERELSKQINVCL, encoded by the exons ATGGCCGAGCCGCTGCTTAGGAAAACCTTCTCCCGCCTGCGGGGCCGGGAGAAACTGCCCCGGAAAAAGTCGGACGCGAAGGAGCGCG GTCGCCCAACCCAACCCTTAGAGCCCATCATTCCCGAGCCGGAGCCTCAGGCCCCCGAAGGCGCAGAGGGCCCCCCCAGCCCCGAGGCCTCTCGGAGCCCCGCACGGGGGGCCTACTTGCAGAGCCTGGAGTCCAGCAGCCGCCGCTGGGTGCTGGGCGGGGCAAAGCCACAGGAGGAAGCCACGCTGGGGCTCGGGGTGCCCGGCAGCGGGGAGCCGGCCGGGGAGATCTGGTATAACCCCATACCCGAGGAAGACCTCCGGCAGCCGGCGCCCGCGGGGACGCAGCCAGGCTCGGAGGAGCTGGACGGCGAGCACCCGCCGCCGCCCCCGGCCAAGGCCTCTCGCACCAAGTCCCCAGGCCCAGCGCGGCGCCTGTCCCTGAAGATGAAAAAACTGCCGGAGCTGCGGCGCCGCCTGAGCCTGCGGGGCCCCCGGGGCGGCCGTGAGCGTGACAGGGCTGCTCCGGCGGGCTCGGTCATCAGTCGCTACCACCTGGACAGCAGCGTGGGGGCCCCCGGGCGCGCAGCAGGGGCCGGGGGCGCGCGGGGGCCCCGGGCCGGCTATCTGAGCGACGGCGACTCACCCGAGCGCGCGGCAGGGCCCCCGTCACCCAACGCCTTCCGGCCCTACGAAGCGGGCCCCACCGCCCGCGCGCCCCCGCCCGCGCTATGGGGCCGCCTGAGCCTGCATCTGTACGGGCTCGGGGGGCTGCGGCTGGCTCCCGGGGCGCCGCCGCGGGACCTCTGCTGCCTGCTGCAGGTGGACGGAGTGGCCCGGGCGCGCACCGGGCCGCTGCGCGGTGGCCCAGATTTCCTGCGGCTGGATCATACCTTCCACCTGGAGCTCGAGGCCGCCCGGCTTCTGCGGGCCCTGGTGCTGGCCTGGGACCCTGGAGTGCGGCGGCACCGGCCCTGTGCCCAGGGGACTGTGCTGCTACCCATGGTCTTCCGAG GGTGTCAGGCCCAGCAGCTGGCTGTTCGCCTGGAGCCCCAAGGGCTACTGTATGCGAAGCTGACCCTGTCAGAGCAGCAGGAAGCCCCAGGCACAGCTGAGCCCCGCGTCTTTGGGCTGCCCCTGCCCCTGTTGGTGGAGCGGGAGCGGCCCCCTGGCCAGGTGCCCCTCATCATCCAGAAGTGTGTGGGGCAGATTGAGCGCCGTGGACTGCGG GTCGTGGGGCTGTACCGTTTATGCGGCTCGGCTGCAGTGAAAAAAGAGCTACGGGATGCCTTTGAGCGGGACAGTGCAGCTGTCTGCCTCTCCGAGGACCTGTATCCCGATATCAATGTCATCACTG GCATCCTCAAGGATTATCTTCGGGAGTTGCCCACCCCGCTCATCACCCAGCCCCTCTATCAGGTGGTGCTGGAGGCCATGGCCCAGGGGCCCCCAGACCGGGCTCCCCCCAGTCCTGAGGGCACCAGAGGGCTCCTAAGCTGCCTGCCAGATGTGGAGAGG GCCACGCTGACACTCCTCCTGGATCACCTGCGCCTAGTCTCCTCCTTCCACGTCCACAACCGCATGACACCGCAGAACCTGGCCGTGTGCTTCGGACCCGTGCTGCTGCCGGCGCGCCAGGCGCCCTCCCGGCCACGCGTCCGCGGCTCCGGCCCTGGCCTTGCCAGCGCAGTGGACTTCAAGCGCCACATCGAGGTGCTGCATTACCTGCTGCAGTCCTGGCCAG ATCCCCAGCGGCCCCCAGAGGCTCTGGACCAAGCTCCGTGCCTGCGGCCCAAGCGACAGCCACCACTGCACTTGCCGCTGGCGGCCCCGGAAGTGGTGACCAGGCCCCGCGGCCGGGGAGGCCCCGAGAGCCCCCCGAGCAATCGCTACGCTGGCGACTGGAGCGTCTGCGGACGAGACTTCTTACCCTGTGGGCGGGACTTTTTGTCGGGCCCAGACTACGACCACGTGACAGGCAGCGACAGTGAGGACGACGACGAAGAGGAAGCGGGCGAGGCGCAGGGCGCTGCCGACTTCGAAGACGACTTCGAGGCGCCTTTCAACCCGCACCTGAATCTTAAAGACTTCGACGCCCTCATCCTTGACCTGGAGAGAGAGCTCTCCAAGCAAATCAACGTGTGCCTCTGA
- the LOC100662959 gene encoding olfactory receptor 1I1: MEPENQTTVSEFLLLGLSEKPEHQALLFGLFLPVYLITITGSLLISLAIIKDSRLHTPMYFFLTNLSLVDIFLSSTTVPKMLMNIQAQSRTIPFAGCLAQMYAFHLFGTMDSFLLAVMAIDRLVAIIYPLHHSVIMSPRVCGLLVGVPWVITNLQSLVHTCLMAQLTFCAGSEIPHFFCDLMPLLKLSCSDTHINELVIFAFGIVMGISPLSCILLSYICIFHTVFKIPSARGKWKAFSTCSSHLTVVSLFYGTIFAVYLQPASLTSSQKDKVAALMCGVVIPMLNPFIYSLRNKDMKAALRKLIGKAASFQF; this comes from the coding sequence AtggaaccagaaaaccaaacaacGGTCTCAGAATTCCTCCTCTTGGGGCTCTCAGAAAAGCCCGAGCATCAGGCCCTCCTCTTTGGGCTGTTCCTGCCCGTGTACCTGATCACCATCACTGGGAGCCTGCTCATCAGCCTGGCCATCATCAAGGACTCCCGCCTCCACAcgcccatgtacttcttcctcaccaaCCTGTCCCTTGTCGACATCTTCCTCTCCTCCACCACTGTCCCCAAGATGCTGATGAACATCCAGGCCCAGAGCAGAACCATCCCCTTTGCGGGCTGCCTGGCGCAGATGTACGCTTTCCATCTGTTTGGCACCATGGACAGCTTCCTCCTGGCCGTGATGGCCATTGACCGGTTGGTGGCGATCATCTACCCTCTGCACCACTCGGTCATCATGAGCCCCCGTGTGTGTGGGTTGCTAGTGGGGGTCCCATGGGTGATCACCAACCTCCAGTCCCTAGTGCACACCTGCCTCATGGCCCAGCTGACCTTCTGTGCTGGCTCTGAGATCCCCCACTTCTTCTGTGACCTCATGCCCCTGCTGAAGctctcctgctctgacacacacatcaATGAGCtggtcatctttgcttttggcattGTCATGGGCATCAGCCCGCTGTCCTGCATCCTTCTCTCCTACATCTGCATCTTCCACACGGTCTTTAAGATCCCTTCTGCCCGGGGCAAGTggaaagccttctccacctgcagCTCCCACCTCACGGTGGTGTCACTGTTCTACGGGACCATCTTCGCTGTGTACCTTCAGCCCGCATCACTCACCTCCTCACAGAAAGACAAAGTGGCGGCCCTGATGTGTGGTGTGGTcatccccatgctgaaccccttTATCTATAGCCTAAGGAACAAGGACATGAAGGCGGCTCTGAGGAAGCTCATAGGCAAAGCAGCCTCCTTTCAGTTCTAG
- the ILVBL gene encoding 2-hydroxyacyl-CoA lyase 2 → MDLPAVAPAAWSFVSSLLLLAVGTMVAALLGVAHRLGLFYQLRHKVDKASVRHGGENVAAVLRAHSVRFVFTLVGGHISPLLVACEKLGIRVVDTRHEVTAVFAADAVARLTGTVGVAAVTAGPGLTNTVTAIKNAQMAQSPVLLLGGAAGTLLQNRGALQAIDQMSLFRPLCKFCASVRRVRDIVPTLRAAIATAQSGTPGPVFVELPVDVLYPYFMVQKEMVPTKPPKGLLGWGVTWYLENHLANLFAGAWEPQPEGPLPLDIPQAPPQQVQRCLEILSRAKRPLMVLGSQALLPPTPADKLRAAVETLGVPCFLGGMARGLLGRNNPLHIRQNRSAALKKADVVILAGAVCDFRLSYGRVLSRSSKIIIVNRNRKEMLLNSDLFWKPQEAVQGDVASFVLKLGEGLRGHTWAPDWVEELQEADRQKEQTFREKAAKPTAQHLNPVKVLQLVEETLPEDAVLVVDGGDFVGTAAHLVRPRGPLRWLDPGAFGTLGVGGGFALGAKLCWPDTEVWCLFGDGAFGYSLIEFDTFVRHKTPVIALVGNDAGWTQISREQVPSLGSNVACALAYTDYHKAAMALGARGLLLSRDNEDQVAQVLREAQQQCQEGHAVVVNILIGKTDFRDGSIAV, encoded by the exons GTGGACAAGGCCAGTGTCCGGCATGGCGGGGAGAATGTGGCGGCCGTGCTGCGTGCCCACAGCGTGCGCTTTGTCTTCACGCTGGTTGGTGGGCACATCTCCCCACTGCTCGTAGCCTGCGAGAAGCTGGGCATCCGTGTGGTGGACACTCGCCATGAGGTCACAGCCGTCTTTGCAGCTGACGCCGTGGCCCGGTTGACTG GGACGGTGGGTGTAGCAGCCGTGACGGCAGGCCCCGGCCTCACCAATACTGTGACAGCAATAAAGAATGCCCAGATGGCCCAGTCCCCGGTTCTGCTCCTGGGGGGTGCTGCTGGCACCCTGCTGCAG AACCGGGGGGCACTCCAGGCCATTGACCAGATGTCACTATTCCGGCCACTCTGCAAGTTCTGTGCATCGGTGCGGAGGGTGCGGGACATCGTGCCCACCCTGAGGGCTGCCATAGCCACTGCGCAGTCAGGCACCCCGG GCCCAGTGTTTGTGGAGCTGCCTGTTGACGTGCTGTACCCCTACTTCATGGTCCAGAAGGAGATGGTGCCCACCAAGCCGCCCAAGGGCCTCCTAGGTTGGGGGGTCACCTG GTACTTAGAGAATCACCTGGCCAACCTCTTTGCGGGGGCCTGGGAGCCTCAGCCTGAAGGGCCCCTGCCACTGGACATCCCCCAAGCACCCCCTCAACAG GTCCAGCGCTGTTTGGAGATCTTGAGCCGGGCTAAGAGGCCCCTGATGGTACTGGGGAGCCAGGCCCTGTTGCCCCCGACACCCGCTGACAAGCTTCG ggctgccGTTGAGACCCTGGGCGTCCCCTGCTTCCTGGGGGGCATGGCACGGGGGCTGCTGGGCCGCAACAACCCCCTCCACATCCGGCAGAACCGCAGCGCCGCCCTGAAGAAAGCCGACGTGGTCATCCTGGCAG GAGCTGTGTGCGACTTCCGCCTGTCCTATGGCCGTGTCCTCAGCCGTAGTAGCAAAATCATCATCGTCAACCGTAACCGGAAAGAGATGCTGCTCAACTCAGACTTATTCTGGAAGCCCCAGGAGGCTGTGCAGG GAGACGTGGCCTCTTTTGTGCTGAAGCTGGGGGAGGGCCTGCGGGGCCACACGTGGGCACCAGACTGGGTGGAGGAGCTTCAAGAAGCCGACCGGCAGAAGGAGCAGACTTTCCG GGAGAAGGCGGCAAAGCCCACTGCCCAGCACCTAAACCCAGTGAAGGTGCTACAGCTGGTGGAGGAGACCCTGCCTGAGGATGCGGTGCTGGTGGTTGATGGTGGAGATTTTGTGGGCACTGCTGCCCACCTGGTGCGGCCCCGTGGGCCCCTGCGCTGGCTGGACCCCG GGGCCTTTGGGACGCTGGGGGTCGGTGGCGGGTTCGCGCTCGGGGCCAAGCTGTGCTGGCCGGACACTGAG GTCTGGTGCCTGTTTGGGGATGGAGCTTTTGGCTACAGCCTCATTGAGTTTGATACCTTTGTCAGACACAAG ACCCCGGTGATTGCCTTGGTGGGCAATGATGCTGGCTGGACACAGATTTCCCGGGAGCAGGTGCCCTCTCTGGGTAGCAACGTGGCCTGTGCCCTTGCCTATACGG ATTACCATAAGGCGGCTATGGCCCTGGGGGCGCGGGGATTGCTCCTCTCCCGGGACAATGAGGATCAGGTAGCCCAGGTGCTACGTGAGGCCCAGCAGCAGTGCCAAGAGGGCCACGCAGTTGTGGTCAACATCCTTATCGGAAAGACTGACTTCCGGGATGGCTCCATCGCCGTGTAA